One Nitrospira sp. DNA window includes the following coding sequences:
- a CDS encoding Cytochrome c551 peroxidase: MSRGRLSWKRGWFAGSLAILCLSVNAGALAEDPASSRSCKAVETPLKLTIPFGLEDEIGEYLPKDNPLTVEKVELGKLLFFDPRLSRDNTISCASCHKPELAWTDGTKLSIGINNQLSSRNSMTVVNRLYGRAQLWHGKMATLEAQAQNPLTKAVRMGMPSTDAEVAKLNAIKGYRERFQQVFCTDVSIDGIAKAIAAFERTILSGNSPADRYDMGGEEPAASESAKRGLKIFQNKGRCTRCHSGFNFSDEEFHNLGIDWDKSAADLGRYSVEKHPGTVGGFKTPTLREIARTAPYMHDGRFATLEEVVDFYDQGGIQNPHLSNVIIPLGLTQQEKQDLVEYMRALNGEGWQVTAPTEFPR, from the coding sequence ATGTCGAGGGGTCGTTTGTCCTGGAAGAGGGGCTGGTTCGCCGGATCGCTCGCGATCCTGTGTCTGTCGGTCAACGCAGGAGCTCTTGCAGAAGACCCGGCATCGAGTCGATCCTGCAAAGCCGTCGAGACCCCTCTCAAGCTCACCATTCCGTTCGGCCTCGAAGATGAGATCGGAGAGTACCTGCCGAAGGACAATCCCTTGACGGTGGAGAAGGTAGAGCTTGGAAAACTGCTCTTCTTCGATCCGCGCCTGTCCCGCGACAACACGATTTCCTGTGCCAGCTGTCATAAGCCGGAACTGGCTTGGACGGATGGGACCAAGCTGTCGATCGGCATCAACAATCAGTTGTCGTCCCGCAACAGTATGACGGTGGTGAATCGATTGTACGGCCGTGCTCAATTGTGGCACGGCAAGATGGCGACGTTGGAAGCGCAGGCGCAGAATCCCCTCACCAAAGCCGTGCGGATGGGCATGCCTTCGACGGATGCCGAGGTCGCCAAACTCAATGCGATCAAGGGATACCGGGAGCGGTTTCAACAGGTCTTTTGTACCGACGTCTCCATCGACGGGATCGCCAAGGCGATCGCCGCGTTCGAGCGGACCATCCTGTCCGGCAACAGTCCGGCCGATCGGTACGACATGGGCGGTGAGGAGCCGGCGGCGTCGGAGTCGGCCAAGCGGGGTCTCAAGATCTTCCAAAACAAGGGTCGCTGCACGCGCTGCCATTCGGGGTTCAATTTCAGCGACGAAGAATTTCATAACCTCGGCATCGATTGGGACAAGTCCGCAGCCGATCTCGGGCGGTACTCGGTCGAGAAACATCCCGGTACGGTCGGCGGATTCAAGACCCCGACCTTGCGCGAGATCGCGCGAACGGCGCCCTACATGCACGATGGCCGCTTTGCGACGCTTGAAGAGGTCGTCGACTTCTACGACCAAGGGGGCATTCAGAACCCCCATCTCTCCAATGTGATCATTCCGCTGGGGCTGACCCAGCAGGAAAAACAGGACCTCGTTGAATACATGCGAGCCCTCAACGGAGAGGGCTGGCAGGTCACGGCCCCGACCGAATTTCCACGATAG
- a CDS encoding Glycerophosphoryl diester phosphodiesterase — protein sequence MVQVGEGTSRTFSEEAAISSVLRIGHRGAAGHAPENTLAAIWKARAFHADLVEVDVRATGDGHLVLLHDETVDRTTDKTGHVAEMSLDQVQRLDAGNRQRIPTLEEALEVTSGAIGVILELKAEGIGNEACAIVNRTGFSGLLLYASFLTEELHRVRQADPRANLMVLLHRRLPRDPVADVIAVNASHVGLHFSTVTPALLQTYHNLERRVFAYTVNEPKDIQRMRDVGIDGIVSDYPDRI from the coding sequence ATGGTGCAGGTTGGGGAAGGGACCAGCAGGACCTTTTCAGAAGAGGCCGCCATCTCTTCCGTCCTTCGCATCGGTCATCGGGGAGCCGCCGGCCACGCCCCCGAGAATACCCTCGCCGCCATTTGGAAAGCCCGGGCCTTTCACGCAGATCTCGTTGAAGTCGACGTGCGGGCGACCGGCGACGGCCATCTCGTGCTGCTGCACGACGAGACCGTCGATCGCACCACCGACAAGACCGGCCATGTGGCCGAGATGTCACTCGATCAGGTACAACGGCTCGATGCAGGCAACCGGCAGCGGATTCCCACCTTGGAAGAAGCCCTTGAGGTTACCTCCGGCGCCATCGGAGTGATCCTCGAACTCAAAGCAGAGGGAATCGGAAACGAAGCCTGTGCCATCGTGAACCGTACCGGATTTTCAGGCCTCCTCCTCTATGCGTCGTTCCTGACGGAGGAATTGCATCGCGTCCGCCAAGCCGATCCACGGGCGAACCTCATGGTCCTGCTCCATCGCCGCCTCCCGCGAGATCCTGTTGCCGATGTGATCGCGGTGAACGCCTCCCATGTGGGCCTCCACTTTTCCACCGTCACCCCTGCGCTGCTCCAGACCTACCACAACCTCGAACGGCGGGTCTTCGCCTACACGGTCAACGAGCCGAAGGACATTCAACGCATGCGCGACGTCGGCATCGACGGAATCGTGTCCGATTACCCGGACCGCATCTAG
- a CDS encoding Carboxymuconolactone decarboxylase, with the protein MDHYYHTKDLAKFGEMGKGNPALWEKFMSYYSAVFAEGALTEREKALIALGVAHAVQCPYCIDAYTQACLEKGSNMEEMTEAVHVACAIRGGASLVHGVQMRNVAEKLSM; encoded by the coding sequence ATGGACCACTACTACCATACGAAGGATCTCGCCAAGTTCGGAGAGATGGGAAAGGGCAATCCAGCCCTGTGGGAAAAATTCATGAGTTACTACAGCGCGGTCTTTGCGGAAGGCGCGCTCACGGAACGGGAAAAGGCCCTGATCGCACTCGGGGTGGCGCATGCCGTGCAATGTCCCTATTGTATCGATGCCTACACCCAAGCCTGCCTCGAAAAGGGATCGAATATGGAGGAAATGACCGAAGCCGTCCATGTGGCCTGCGCCATCCGCGGCGGCGCGTCACTCGTGCACGGCGTGCAGATGAGGAACGTGGCGGAGAAACTCTCGATGTGA
- a CDS encoding CBS domain protein translates to MLVREVMSAGVVTARRTDSVRSVVAKMLSRHCGAIPVVEDDDRLIGMVTLRDVLIPLYPNYGEYIHDNVHSRDFTEMEEGYADVLNQKVEDVMSLHPLTVSSQTPVLEAASYMGLKNFRRIPVVDKGKLVGMVSVGDINRGLFFERGHLSLERNQVAQPSRR, encoded by the coding sequence ATGCTTGTCCGGGAAGTGATGTCTGCCGGTGTGGTGACGGCCCGAAGAACCGATTCGGTCCGTTCTGTCGTGGCTAAGATGCTCAGTCGTCATTGCGGCGCGATTCCGGTCGTGGAGGACGACGACCGGTTGATCGGCATGGTGACGTTGCGCGACGTATTAATCCCGCTCTATCCCAATTACGGCGAATACATTCATGACAACGTCCACAGCCGCGATTTTACCGAAATGGAGGAGGGCTATGCGGACGTGCTCAACCAGAAGGTCGAGGACGTCATGAGTTTGCACCCCCTGACCGTCTCATCGCAGACCCCGGTGCTGGAAGCAGCCTCCTACATGGGTTTGAAGAACTTCCGCCGTATTCCGGTGGTCGATAAGGGCAAGCTGGTGGGGATGGTGAGTGTCGGCGACATCAATCGCGGGCTGTTCTTCGAGAGAGGCCATCTCTCGCTCGAACGGAATCAGGTCGCGCAACCGTCACGACGGTAG
- a CDS encoding Pterin-4-alpha-carbinolamine dehydratase, translating to MGLADNKCVPCRGGVPPLPPDRTQALLKELGRGWGLSKEGHLERLYTFKDFAQSLAFANKVGAVAEAEGHHPDLYVAWGKCKVEIWTHKINGLTESDFYLAAKADREFEPFRAGT from the coding sequence ATGGGTCTGGCCGATAACAAATGTGTTCCCTGCCGCGGCGGGGTCCCTCCCCTGCCGCCGGATCGTACGCAAGCGTTGTTGAAGGAGTTGGGGCGTGGATGGGGGCTGAGCAAGGAGGGGCATCTTGAACGGCTTTACACGTTCAAGGATTTTGCGCAATCGCTGGCCTTCGCGAACAAGGTGGGTGCGGTGGCTGAGGCAGAAGGCCATCATCCGGATCTCTACGTGGCCTGGGGAAAGTGCAAGGTCGAGATCTGGACGCACAAAATCAATGGGCTCACCGAAAGCGATTTTTATCTGGCCGCCAAGGCGGATCGCGAGTTCGAGCCGTTTCGGGCGGGGACCTAA
- a CDS encoding radical SAM/B12 binding domain protein has translation MSSSQAQVALVNMPFSYSKYPSIQLGTLSALLKSKGIGVDCHHLNVRFAHKIGIPLYESICEKRALFGEWLFSYLLFRDNPKRAEYPQVFKPVFEQLARESGRPVSFFGEMATKTAPQFLTGAMTAIDWGRYKIVGFTSTFDQNVASLTMARLIKDLYPDVRIVFGGANFDGEMGLEYFRAFPFIDHVVVGEGEVTFPALVNHILNGSTGAYPKGVTYRQGGHIKFEPNPALFTEFAHTGPPDYDDYYHLLAELGTEASRGLDRILLYEGSRGCWWGEKHHCTFCGLNAQSMKFRAKSSEQVAREMAYLSSRYDTTRFRLVDNIIDMKYVENLFGAFAQDRRDLDVFIETKSNLQKHQIRLLAAGGVKCMQPGLESLSQAQLRAMDKGVTPMQNLVCLKWCYYYRVAVSWNILLGFPGETNDDYRRQIDLIPSLFHLQPPEGAGKFWLERFSPYFTRPHEYGVHITGPGLAYAYVYDSRQVDLAKIAYDFEYELEQWPVDPDVYQELVETVQEWQRRAASSDKPFLYYSKSFDYVTVYDGRTAAPTRERFDWPASFLIDACNEAPKSLEQLRGGLREQSEAGDMSDALLQESLAKLTAKRILYEERGKYFTLAIPEHPYY, from the coding sequence ATGAGTAGCTCCCAGGCTCAGGTCGCGCTCGTCAACATGCCCTTCAGTTATTCGAAGTATCCCTCCATTCAATTGGGCACGCTCTCCGCGCTCTTGAAATCGAAGGGCATCGGGGTCGATTGCCACCACCTCAATGTGCGGTTCGCGCACAAGATCGGGATTCCCCTGTACGAATCGATCTGTGAGAAACGCGCGCTTTTCGGCGAGTGGTTGTTCTCCTACCTGCTTTTTCGGGACAATCCGAAGCGCGCCGAATACCCGCAGGTATTCAAGCCCGTGTTCGAGCAGCTGGCCCGCGAAAGCGGAAGGCCGGTTTCGTTTTTCGGGGAGATGGCCACGAAGACCGCGCCGCAGTTCTTGACCGGCGCGATGACGGCGATCGATTGGGGTCGGTACAAGATCGTCGGGTTTACCTCGACCTTCGATCAGAACGTGGCCAGTCTCACCATGGCGAGGCTCATCAAGGATCTCTATCCCGACGTCAGGATCGTTTTCGGCGGCGCCAATTTCGACGGCGAGATGGGGCTGGAATATTTCCGGGCCTTCCCGTTCATCGACCATGTGGTCGTCGGCGAAGGTGAGGTGACGTTTCCCGCCTTGGTCAACCATATCCTGAACGGATCGACCGGGGCGTACCCGAAAGGTGTGACCTATCGACAGGGCGGTCACATCAAGTTCGAACCGAACCCTGCCCTGTTCACGGAGTTTGCCCACACCGGGCCGCCCGACTATGACGACTATTACCATCTGTTGGCCGAGCTGGGTACCGAGGCGTCGCGTGGTCTGGATCGTATTCTCTTGTATGAAGGCTCACGCGGCTGCTGGTGGGGTGAGAAACATCACTGTACGTTTTGCGGCCTCAATGCGCAGAGCATGAAGTTCCGGGCGAAATCGTCCGAGCAGGTCGCCCGCGAGATGGCCTATCTGTCCAGCCGTTACGATACGACGCGGTTCCGCCTGGTCGATAACATCATCGACATGAAGTACGTCGAGAATCTCTTCGGCGCGTTTGCGCAGGACCGCCGCGATCTTGATGTCTTCATCGAAACCAAGAGCAATTTGCAGAAGCATCAGATTCGCCTGCTCGCCGCCGGCGGGGTGAAATGCATGCAACCGGGACTGGAGAGCCTGAGTCAGGCGCAGTTGCGCGCGATGGACAAGGGCGTGACCCCGATGCAGAACCTGGTATGTCTGAAGTGGTGCTATTACTATCGCGTGGCGGTCTCGTGGAACATTCTTCTGGGGTTCCCGGGAGAGACGAACGACGACTACCGCCGCCAGATCGACTTGATTCCCTCCCTCTTCCACCTGCAACCGCCGGAAGGGGCCGGGAAGTTCTGGTTGGAGCGGTTCAGTCCGTACTTCACGCGGCCGCATGAGTATGGGGTCCATATCACCGGGCCTGGGTTGGCCTACGCTTACGTCTACGATTCGCGTCAGGTGGACCTGGCAAAAATAGCCTACGATTTTGAATATGAGCTGGAGCAGTGGCCGGTGGATCCCGATGTCTATCAGGAGTTGGTAGAGACCGTGCAGGAATGGCAGCGGCGCGCGGCCTCATCCGACAAACCGTTCCTGTATTATTCCAAATCGTTCGACTATGTGACGGTGTATGACGGGCGGACGGCCGCTCCCACAAGGGAGCGGTTCGACTGGCCGGCTTCGTTTCTCATCGATGCCTGTAATGAAGCGCCCAAGTCATTGGAGCAATTGCGGGGCGGGTTGCGGGAACAGTCCGAAGCGGGCGATATGTCCGATGCCCTGCTGCAGGAGTCGCTGGCGAAACTGACGGCAAAACGAATTCTGTACGAAGAACGAGGAAAGTACTTCACCCTGGCCATTCCGGAACACCCCTACTATTGA